A stretch of the Paramormyrops kingsleyae isolate MSU_618 chromosome 16, PKINGS_0.4, whole genome shotgun sequence genome encodes the following:
- the alg11 gene encoding GDP-Man:Man(3)GlcNAc(2)-PP-Dol alpha-1,2-mannosyltransferase, translating into MAAHDHLSLCLCDVIRLLWSLVLPCVYLCVVLSAILAFLMLGVRMWLQRSRSARLAREKALSVAFFHPYCNAGGGGERVLWCAIRALQNRYQDVSIVVYTGDLGVTGEQILEGARQRFNIRMPRPVKFVFLKHRFLVEASLYPHFTLLGQSVGSVFLGWEALTEFVPDVYVDSMGYAFTLPLFRHLGGCRVVSYVHYPTVSTDMLSVVRERDARFNNADYIAGNPLLSAIKMVYYCAFALLYGLAGSCSHMVMVNSSWTLGHILALWRVPNRTAIVYPPCDVHTFLNSPLEEQEEEQGSGRKCHSLVSVAQFRPEKDHRLQIRAFRALLDRRPAGLGRESLRLVLIGGCRNQEDEDRVLMLRGLCQELNVADRVEFKLNVQFEELKKELTGATVGLHTMWNEHFGIGVVECMAAGAVVLAHRSGGPLLDIVVPYEGSPTGFLADDVATYTDAMERILAMTPATRLEIRRNARRSVARFSDQEFEASFLSAIESVMGMVAQ; encoded by the exons ATGGCTGCGCACGACCACTTGTCTCTCTGCTTATGCGACGTAATCAG ATTATTGTGGTCCCTCGTTCTACCATGCGTCTATCTGTGCGTGGTGCTGTCGGCGATTCTAGCCTTTCTTATGTTGGGGGTCCGCATGTGGCTGCAGCGGAGCCGGAGCGCCCGACTGGCCCGGGAGAAAGCCCTGTCCGTCGCATTCTTTCACCCCTACTGTAATGCCGGAGGGGGCGGGGAGAGGGTTCTCTGGTGTGCCATCAGAGCTCTGCAGAACAG ATACCAAGATGTCTCCATTGTGGTGTACACTGGAGATCTGGGTGTGACCGGGGAGCAGATTCTCGAAGGAGCTCGTCAGCGGTTCAATATCCGCATGCCCCGGCCTGTCAAGTTTGTGTTCCTGAAGCACCGCTTCCTCGTGGAGGCTAGTCTGTATCCCCACTTCACCCTGCTGGGCCAGAGCGTGGGCTCGGTCTTCCTGGGCTGGGAGGCGCTCACAGAGTTCGTCCCTGATGTCTATGTGGACTCTATGGGCTACGCCTTCACGCTGCCCCTGTTCCGCCACCTGGGCGGCTGCCGCGTGGTCAGCTACGTGCACTACCCCACTGTGAGCACTGACATGCTGTCCGTGGTCCGTGAGCGGGACGCGCGTTTCAACAATGCGGACTACATAGCTGGAAACCCTCTGCTGAGCGCCATCAAGATGGTCTATTACTGCGCCTTTGCGCTGCTCTATGGGCTGGCGGGCTCCTGCAGCCACATGGTCATGGTCAACTCCAGCTGGACACTGGGGCACATCCTGGCCCTGTGGCGAGTACCCAACCGAACCGCCATTGTTTACCCTCCATGCGATGTCCATACATTTTTAAACTCTCCtctggaggagcaggaggaagagCAGGGCTCTGGCAGGAAGTGCCACTCCCTGGTCTCGGTGGCCCAGTTCCGCCCAGAGAAGGATCACCGTCTGCAGATCCGAGCCTTCCGGGCCCTGCTGGACAGGCGGCCGGCTGGCCTGGGCCGCGAGTCATTGAGGCTGGTGCTGATTGGAGGCTGCCGAAACCAGGAGGACGAGGACCGGGTGCTGATGCTACGGGGGCTTTGCCAGGAGCTGAATGTGGCCGACAGGGTGGAGTTCAAGCTAAATGTTCAGTTTgaggagctgaagaaggagcTCACTGGTGCTACTGTGGGTCTGCACACCATGTGGAATGAGCATTTCGGGATAG GTGTGGTAGAGTGTATGGCAGCTGGGGCAGTAGTCCTAGCCCACAGGTCGGGGGGCCCCTTGCTGGACATTGTGGTACCGTACGAGGGGAGCCCCACAGGCTTCCTGGCAGACGACGTGGCCACTTACACAGATGCCATGGAGAGAATCCTGGCCATGACCCCGGCCACTCGCCTGGAGATTCGTCGCAATGCCCGCCGCTCTGTCGCCCGCTTTTCCGACCAGGAGTTTGAGGCCTCCTTTCTGTCTGCCATCGAGTCCGTCATGGGAATGGTGGCGCAGTGA